In a genomic window of Virgibacillus sp. SK37:
- the nagA gene encoding N-acetylglucosamine-6-phosphate deacetylase, with product MDYIIKADRFLLEDGEKSDGYLAIKDHKFAGFVDEVPSGVEIKDWGDCTVAPGLFDTHIHGIAGFDIMDGTQEAVLNISEEIAKIGVTRFLPTTLTSSRSDLVKAIKAVRQAVAEGLPGAVSEGIFLEGPYFTEKHKGAQNPSYFSDPSLEEFVHWQELAEGSIVKIALAPEREGAEQFIQKVANSGVLASIAHTDASYTCCVDAVHAGARNFVHLFNGMSGLHHRAPGVAGAALTLKNAFAEIICDGFHVHPEVASMAYQLKGDKLQLITDCMRAGLMPDGKYHLGEFPVVMKNGVARTETGSLAGSTLRLLDGVQNLSQWTGKNLSEIWHLASLSPAKSLNKDNELGSIQSGKFADFVVLSPSMEVIVTAVNGSIVYEK from the coding sequence ATGGATTACATTATAAAAGCAGATCGTTTTTTACTTGAAGACGGAGAGAAATCAGATGGTTACTTAGCTATCAAAGATCATAAATTTGCCGGTTTTGTTGATGAGGTTCCAAGTGGTGTGGAGATAAAAGACTGGGGCGACTGTACTGTTGCCCCGGGATTGTTTGATACGCATATTCATGGAATAGCTGGGTTTGACATTATGGATGGGACGCAGGAAGCTGTTCTTAATATATCAGAAGAGATTGCAAAAATAGGGGTGACACGTTTTCTTCCTACAACGTTAACTTCATCTAGAAGTGATTTGGTGAAAGCCATTAAAGCCGTTAGACAGGCAGTTGCAGAGGGGTTACCTGGAGCTGTTTCAGAAGGGATTTTTCTTGAAGGTCCTTATTTCACTGAGAAGCATAAAGGGGCACAAAACCCAAGTTACTTTTCTGACCCTTCCCTTGAGGAGTTTGTCCATTGGCAAGAGTTAGCTGAAGGTTCAATTGTAAAGATAGCACTTGCTCCGGAAAGAGAAGGGGCTGAGCAATTTATTCAGAAGGTTGCGAATTCCGGGGTCCTGGCTAGCATTGCTCACACAGATGCTAGCTATACATGTTGTGTAGATGCTGTGCATGCAGGGGCACGTAATTTTGTACATTTATTTAATGGGATGTCTGGGTTACATCACCGGGCGCCAGGAGTTGCAGGAGCAGCATTAACACTAAAAAACGCTTTCGCTGAAATTATCTGTGACGGTTTCCATGTACATCCAGAAGTAGCCTCCATGGCTTATCAATTAAAAGGGGATAAGTTGCAACTAATTACGGATTGCATGCGAGCTGGATTAATGCCTGATGGAAAATACCATTTAGGTGAGTTTCCTGTAGTGATGAAAAATGGAGTTGCTCGAACAGAAACAGGATCCCTTGCTGGAAGTACTCTCCGATTATTGGACGGGGTGCAAAACCTTTCACAATGGACTGGAAAGAATTTAAGTGAAATCTGGCATCTTGCTAGTCTTTCCCCTGCAAAAAGCCTTAACAAGGATAATGAACTAGGAAGTATCCAATCAGGGAAGTTTGCGGACTTTGTTGTTCTAAGTCCTAGTATGGAGGTCATTGTTACAGCAGTTAATGGATCGATTGTATACGAAAAATAA
- a CDS encoding SIS domain-containing protein — MFNLDTHEIEKMGANHTCTEIHHQPEVWKEWVTEFFKNKERYNEFLESIYQKHPHVRVILTGAGTSAFVGDTLAPELNRLNKDHVHFEAVPTTNIVSNPTAYLQAETPTIMVSFARSGNSPESVATVELGQKLIKNFYQVVITCNKEGQLAQNIRNDNNSILLLMPEKSNDKSLAMTSSFSTMMLAAYQLFNPQPFTGEETTKVISNAEQLRESVADQVDDILNFDFNRIIYLGSGLLGQLAHEASLKMLELTAGNVVALYESSLGFRHGPKSIVNNQSLVVVFLSSNAYTRKYDLDILKELASANNGMKVIAVTEKIDDEVKKLADWVISVNFNGEALATDLELGFLYIMFAQVLAMKKSMKLGITPDNPSPDGTINRVVQGVTIHDYEG, encoded by the coding sequence TTGTTTAACTTAGATACTCACGAAATAGAAAAGATGGGTGCAAACCATACCTGCACAGAAATTCATCACCAGCCAGAGGTATGGAAGGAATGGGTAACTGAATTTTTTAAGAATAAAGAGAGATATAACGAGTTTTTAGAATCAATTTATCAAAAGCATCCTCACGTACGCGTTATTTTAACAGGTGCTGGAACTTCCGCTTTTGTTGGAGATACGCTAGCACCAGAACTGAATAGATTGAATAAGGATCACGTTCATTTTGAAGCGGTACCTACCACAAATATTGTGTCCAATCCGACCGCATATTTACAGGCAGAAACCCCTACTATTATGGTCTCCTTTGCACGTTCAGGGAACAGTCCCGAAAGTGTTGCTACCGTTGAGTTGGGGCAGAAACTGATCAAAAATTTCTATCAGGTCGTGATTACTTGTAACAAGGAAGGACAGCTTGCTCAGAATATCCGCAATGACAATAATAGTATTCTATTGCTTATGCCTGAAAAATCTAATGATAAATCATTGGCAATGACAAGTAGCTTTTCAACAATGATGTTGGCAGCATATCAACTATTTAATCCGCAACCATTTACGGGAGAAGAAACAACAAAAGTTATTTCAAACGCTGAGCAGCTTAGAGAAAGTGTCGCTGATCAAGTAGATGATATTTTAAACTTCGATTTTAATCGGATTATTTACTTAGGTTCTGGCTTATTAGGACAGCTTGCTCATGAAGCATCTTTGAAAATGTTAGAGTTGACAGCTGGCAATGTAGTGGCATTATATGAATCTTCCTTAGGATTCCGACATGGTCCTAAGTCTATTGTGAATAACCAATCACTCGTTGTTGTTTTCTTATCTAGTAATGCATATACCCGCAAGTACGATCTGGATATATTGAAAGAGCTTGCTAGCGCAAATAATGGAATGAAAGTAATTGCGGTGACTGAAAAAATAGATGATGAAGTGAAAAAACTGGCTGACTGGGTAATAAGCGTAAACTTTAATGGGGAAGCTTTAGCGACTGATTTGGAGCTTGGATTCTTATACATTATGTTTGCACAAGTATTAGCAATGAAAAAATCAATGAAGCTCGGTATTACTCCTGATAATCCAAGCCCGGATGGTACGATAAATCGAGTAGTACAAGGTGTAACCATCCATGATTATGAAGGATAA
- a CDS encoding GntR family transcriptional regulator — protein sequence MDKQSRIPLYLQLMDELVKKINNQTYQEHEKLPSERELCEIYNLSRITVRQALQELEREGYIYKLHGKGTFIASKMYNQNLVQLYSFTEQMKELGKVPTTKVISFQQMPVDERLAGKMNLQPLEEVFQVIRLRLADQEPLMYETSYLPVRLFPNLTKEMLEKKPMYDLFQEEYQIVVTRARERFSATTVRKQEAAYLQAELELPAMLIRRYAYYQDDLIEYTISIARGDKFDYTVELK from the coding sequence TTGGATAAACAAAGCAGGATTCCGCTCTATTTGCAATTAATGGATGAGTTAGTGAAAAAGATTAATAACCAAACGTATCAAGAGCATGAAAAACTGCCATCAGAACGGGAATTATGTGAAATTTATAATTTGAGCAGAATAACTGTCCGGCAGGCTCTACAAGAATTGGAAAGAGAAGGCTATATCTACAAGTTGCATGGCAAAGGTACTTTTATTGCGTCAAAGATGTACAATCAAAATTTGGTACAGTTATACAGCTTTACGGAACAGATGAAGGAACTTGGGAAGGTGCCGACGACAAAAGTGATTTCCTTTCAGCAAATGCCTGTAGATGAAAGGCTTGCTGGAAAGATGAATTTACAACCGTTAGAAGAAGTGTTTCAGGTTATAAGGCTGCGTTTAGCAGATCAAGAACCATTAATGTATGAAACTTCATACCTTCCAGTCAGGTTATTCCCTAATCTTACAAAAGAGATGCTTGAAAAAAAACCAATGTATGATTTATTTCAGGAAGAATATCAAATTGTTGTCACTAGAGCGCGTGAGCGTTTCTCGGCTACTACTGTACGAAAGCAAGAGGCTGCTTATTTGCAAGCTGAGTTAGAACTTCCGGCCATGCTTATTCGACGTTATGCTTATTACCAGGATGATCTGATTGAATATACTATCAGCATTGCACGTGGTGATAAATTTGATTACACAGTGGAATTGAAGTAA
- a CDS encoding protein phosphatase 2C domain-containing protein: MKIQKLYLKGDKQVNEDACVVNEEAQVFAAIDGATGLGGTPGYLASQTFHKQLTEMKHYSSLYTTIKNANETLGRTMVDYYEANIGKIASRSLREIPKKQRSTTGLATIKLHAQKSMLEYVHTGDCMLFLQFKNEEVYSVTHDAIQYFDSLAVEEMVRLREKNPEISLKDVREKVNPILLRNRGLLNTPEGYGILDGSENALAYLSHGRVPLHQVKGILLVSDGLLLPQKIEEERGWRQTAKLAFDHGLDGLVKEVEKRESDDAECRIYPRLKQRDDKTGILLKW; encoded by the coding sequence ATGAAAATACAAAAATTATATCTCAAAGGTGACAAACAAGTGAACGAAGATGCTTGTGTTGTAAATGAAGAAGCACAGGTCTTTGCTGCGATTGATGGAGCAACAGGACTTGGAGGTACTCCAGGATATCTAGCTTCCCAAACTTTTCACAAACAACTAACGGAGATGAAGCATTACAGCAGTCTGTATACTACGATCAAAAATGCTAATGAAACACTTGGCAGAACAATGGTTGATTACTATGAAGCAAATATAGGAAAAATAGCATCCCGCTCACTTCGCGAAATCCCTAAAAAGCAGCGGAGTACCACAGGGCTTGCTACGATAAAACTGCATGCTCAAAAAAGCATGCTAGAATACGTTCACACAGGGGATTGTATGTTATTTCTCCAATTTAAAAACGAAGAAGTATACAGTGTTACACATGATGCTATTCAGTATTTTGACAGCCTTGCAGTTGAGGAAATGGTGCGTTTAAGAGAGAAAAATCCAGAAATAAGTCTGAAAGATGTAAGGGAAAAAGTCAATCCTATTCTCCTCCGCAATAGGGGACTACTAAACACACCAGAAGGATACGGCATCTTAGATGGAAGCGAGAATGCTCTTGCTTATCTTTCGCATGGAAGAGTCCCTCTTCACCAGGTAAAGGGGATACTGCTTGTCAGTGATGGACTGCTTTTACCACAGAAAATAGAGGAAGAGAGAGGCTGGAGACAAACAGCTAAATTAGCTTTTGATCATGGACTAGATGGATTGGTCAAAGAAGTGGAAAAACGAGAATCGGACGATGCAGAATGCAGGATATATCCAAGGCTGAAGCAAAGAGATGATAAGACAGGAATTTTGCTTAAATGGTAG
- a CDS encoding ROK family protein — translation MRNALGIDIGGTKVAAGIINENGDLIQKEMIESDASDRENMFSQVCTCVENLLGHSSIPLADIHGIGVGVPGKVDTAKGMAIFQNNLPWSNFPVAERLQQRFSVDRISIDNDVYMAAYAEWKKAEMPQDSIFVYVTISTGISCSIIQNGEFIRGAGFAGELGLIPVVESEVAGKLERLEKVASGPVIARKAQELYNDDNLTTADVFDLFYKGESKAQKVVEQAAFSIAQGIYMLNSIIDPQKIVFGGSVAIYNPMLVELIKDKLRPYLLDEQKHIVRAIENCQLKNDQGIIGAGLRVFN, via the coding sequence ATGAGAAATGCATTGGGGATAGATATTGGTGGTACGAAGGTTGCTGCAGGAATAATAAATGAAAATGGTGATTTGATCCAAAAGGAGATGATAGAAAGTGATGCTTCAGATAGAGAAAATATGTTTTCTCAAGTTTGTACATGTGTAGAGAATTTACTTGGTCATTCTAGTATACCCTTAGCAGACATCCATGGCATTGGGGTAGGCGTTCCCGGGAAAGTTGATACGGCCAAGGGCATGGCTATATTTCAAAACAATTTGCCATGGAGCAATTTTCCAGTAGCTGAAAGGTTACAGCAACGATTTTCTGTAGATCGTATTTCTATAGATAATGATGTCTACATGGCAGCATATGCCGAATGGAAGAAAGCGGAAATGCCTCAAGACAGTATTTTTGTATATGTTACAATCAGTACAGGTATTTCCTGTTCGATTATACAAAATGGAGAATTTATACGTGGGGCAGGCTTTGCTGGGGAGCTTGGTCTAATACCTGTAGTTGAATCGGAAGTAGCAGGTAAATTAGAACGATTGGAAAAAGTAGCATCAGGCCCAGTTATTGCAAGGAAGGCTCAAGAGCTATATAACGATGATAATTTAACAACTGCTGATGTATTTGATTTATTTTACAAAGGAGAATCAAAAGCACAGAAAGTTGTAGAGCAAGCAGCTTTTTCGATCGCCCAAGGAATATATATGCTAAATAGTATTATAGATCCCCAAAAAATTGTCTTTGGTGGAAGTGTAGCAATCTATAATCCAATGTTGGTAGAGTTAATTAAGGATAAATTACGTCCCTATTTACTAGATGAGCAAAAACATATAGTACGTGCGATTGAAAACTGTCAACTTAAGAATGATCAGGGCATTATTGGAGCGGGTTTACGTGTGTTTAATTAA
- a CDS encoding ABC transporter substrate-binding protein, protein MLRLLKSFLFLIVLCGLFVLVTACNNSATESSTDDGKVSNVDEQIVHLTKSEQITTMDLTLANDQVSNQFLSMTTEGLFRLDEKGEKVPGIATQSEVSDDGLKWTFHLRDNAEWENGDPVTAHDFVYAWQRAINPDTGSEYGPYLMNGVVKNAKAISEGKKEVSDLGIEAKDDHTLVATLEKPIPYFESLISFGIFNWPLNEEFVEKSGDNYGTSSEYLLSNGPYKLTEWESTSDSWKLEKNASYWDAEEVSIEEFNYNVAKDNQLIVDLYEKGEIDRAELSSDLVDQFQSRDDFVTTPEASVFYLKMNQERTKALGNSNIRKAISRAFDKEALVDNILNNGSIAANGLVPKKFSAHPENGKDFRDINGDLVTYDAEEASELWKKGLEEIGRDSVELEYLSGDSGDSKFISEYMANQLEKNLPGLSITIKRVPLEQLTTLDKSMDYDLQFTGWAPDYQDPFTFLGMWITDENTNKMGYSVEKYDEILARTQSELATKPVERYEALLEAEKILLNTAAIAPVYQTASAKLVSPKLNGVITNAVGPEYEYKWAEVEDLDLPAPAVGNWANEEDDTKAGLNPVTSEGIVPKWRLKRAQAAYYALITHIDHQIGRFLIAMQEYGVYDNTIILFVSDHGELLGDHNLYRKTLPYEGSAKVPFILADPGNSLGLNKNIQIDQVAELRDIMPTLLDIADIEVPSSVEGNSLLSLWKNEHNNWRDYIHGEHEHGIKSYHYITDGREKYIWFSQTGDEQFFDLVEDPNELTNKTGDSNYEKQINARRSQLIHELAGREEGYTDGEQLFAGRPVKPTLEK, encoded by the coding sequence ATGCTACGTTTATTAAAAAGTTTTTTATTTTTAATCGTTTTATGTGGCTTATTTGTTTTGGTTACAGCATGTAACAATAGCGCTACCGAATCTTCAACAGATGATGGAAAGGTTAGTAATGTTGATGAACAGATAGTACACTTAACTAAAAGTGAACAAATTACAACAATGGATCTAACTTTGGCAAATGATCAAGTTTCCAACCAATTTTTATCAATGACAACAGAAGGGTTATTCCGTTTAGATGAAAAGGGAGAAAAGGTACCAGGTATTGCAACACAAAGTGAAGTTAGTGACGATGGTCTGAAATGGACGTTCCACCTTCGTGATAATGCCGAATGGGAAAATGGGGATCCTGTCACTGCACATGATTTTGTCTATGCATGGCAAAGGGCTATTAATCCGGATACAGGTTCAGAGTATGGACCATATTTAATGAATGGCGTAGTGAAGAATGCAAAAGCGATAAGTGAAGGTAAGAAAGAAGTGAGCGATTTAGGTATCGAAGCAAAGGATGATCATACATTAGTAGCTACTCTCGAAAAGCCAATTCCGTACTTTGAATCATTAATTTCATTTGGGATATTTAACTGGCCTTTAAATGAAGAGTTTGTTGAAAAATCAGGGGACAATTACGGGACGAGTAGCGAATACCTTCTTTCTAATGGCCCGTATAAACTGACGGAATGGGAAAGTACTTCAGATTCATGGAAGCTGGAGAAAAATGCTTCCTATTGGGATGCAGAAGAAGTTTCAATAGAAGAATTTAATTATAATGTGGCAAAAGATAATCAATTAATCGTTGATTTATATGAAAAGGGAGAAATTGACCGGGCTGAGTTGTCTTCGGATTTAGTAGATCAGTTTCAATCAAGGGATGATTTTGTAACTACTCCTGAAGCAAGTGTTTTTTACTTGAAAATGAACCAGGAACGAACAAAAGCTTTGGGTAACAGTAATATTCGAAAAGCAATTAGCAGAGCTTTTGATAAGGAAGCGCTTGTTGATAACATTTTAAATAACGGTTCAATCGCAGCGAATGGGCTTGTGCCTAAAAAGTTTTCAGCACATCCAGAGAATGGAAAGGATTTTCGGGATATAAACGGGGATTTAGTTACGTACGATGCTGAAGAAGCTAGCGAGTTATGGAAAAAAGGCTTGGAAGAGATAGGGAGGGATTCCGTTGAATTGGAATACCTATCAGGCGATAGTGGTGATTCGAAGTTTATAAGTGAGTATATGGCAAACCAGCTAGAGAAGAATCTACCTGGACTGTCTATAACAATTAAGAGAGTGCCCCTTGAGCAGTTGACTACTCTGGATAAGAGCATGGATTATGATTTGCAGTTCACAGGGTGGGCGCCTGATTATCAAGATCCATTTACTTTTCTAGGTATGTGGATCACAGATGAGAACACGAATAAGATGGGTTATTCTGTTGAAAAATACGATGAAATACTTGCAAGAACTCAAAGCGAACTTGCAACAAAGCCTGTAGAGAGATATGAAGCTTTACTTGAAGCGGAAAAAATTCTTCTCAATACAGCCGCTATTGCACCAGTCTATCAAACTGCCTCAGCTAAGTTAGTATCACCTAAGTTGAATGGAGTTATAACAAATGCTGTAGGTCCGGAATATGAGTACAAGTGGGCTGAGGTTGAAGATCTTGATTTGCCTGCACCCGCTGTAGGTAATTGGGCTAACGAGGAAGATGATACAAAAGCAGGCTTAAATCCTGTCACCTCTGAAGGAATTGTGCCAAAATGGAGATTGAAACGTGCTCAAGCTGCCTATTATGCCTTAATTACCCATATTGATCATCAAATTGGCCGTTTTTTAATAGCGATGCAAGAATATGGAGTATACGATAACACCATTATTTTATTCGTATCTGATCATGGAGAGCTATTGGGAGATCATAATTTATATAGAAAGACGCTTCCATATGAGGGGAGTGCAAAAGTACCTTTTATTCTAGCAGATCCAGGCAATAGTTTAGGTCTGAATAAAAATATACAAATTGATCAAGTTGCCGAGTTAAGAGATATCATGCCGACTCTGTTAGATATAGCAGATATTGAAGTTCCCTCAAGTGTTGAAGGAAATAGTTTGCTATCCTTATGGAAAAATGAACATAACAATTGGCGGGATTACATCCATGGGGAGCATGAACATGGAATAAAAAGTTATCATTATATAACGGATGGCAGAGAGAAATATATTTGGTTTTCCCAAACAGGAGATGAGCAGTTTTTTGATTTAGTTGAAGATCCTAATGAGCTAACAAATAAAACAGGCGATTCGAACTATGAGAAACAAATAAATGCTAGAAGAAGTCAATTAATCCACGAGTTAGCAGGACGAGAAGAGGGTTATACAGATGGAGAGCAATTGTTTGCAGGAAGACCAGTTAAACCTACATTAGAAAAATAA
- a CDS encoding Gfo/Idh/MocA family protein, protein MKPTTAILIGAGDRGARAYAPYALKNPHELNIIGVAEPNELRRDKMKQEHNLSTEDCFHSWEDLLATEKTADIAIICTMDREHFGPTMKALELGYHVLLEKPMSPDPKECIAMEQQAEKYNRQLTICHVLRYTDFWSTIKKVIEEGKIGDVASIQLNENVEVMHMSHSFVRGNWKKKEDSSPMILQKSCHDMDIIRYVMNKKCERVSSYGSLMHFRKENMPTGAPKRCLDGCPAAQSCPFHAGNYYLGEGRGWARKFTEDTSNEGIIKALYETDYGKCVYQLDNDVVDHQVVNMEFEDGATATFSMCGFTREQTRTVQIMGTKGELRGNMTENQISYYDFLTKHETIIKFDPPTGGHGGGDLGIMRDFLIDIQQSDRSKSVSSASNSLSSHLMAFAAEESRLSHGTSIELDTFYNNLSKQYSVTE, encoded by the coding sequence ATGAAACCTACAACAGCCATTTTAATTGGCGCAGGAGATCGTGGAGCTAGAGCCTATGCGCCTTACGCTTTAAAAAATCCACATGAGCTTAACATTATTGGGGTTGCCGAACCAAACGAATTAAGAAGAGATAAGATGAAACAAGAGCATAACTTGTCTACAGAGGACTGCTTTCATTCCTGGGAGGACTTGCTTGCAACAGAGAAAACAGCAGATATAGCCATCATTTGCACAATGGATAGAGAACACTTTGGGCCTACAATGAAAGCATTGGAGCTTGGATATCATGTCCTATTAGAAAAGCCAATGTCACCAGACCCCAAAGAATGCATCGCAATGGAGCAACAGGCAGAAAAGTATAATAGACAACTAACAATTTGCCATGTACTTCGTTATACAGACTTTTGGTCAACAATAAAAAAAGTTATTGAAGAAGGTAAAATTGGTGATGTGGCATCCATTCAATTAAATGAAAATGTTGAAGTTATGCACATGTCACACAGCTTTGTTCGCGGAAACTGGAAAAAGAAAGAAGACTCAAGTCCGATGATTTTACAGAAATCCTGTCACGACATGGATATCATTCGTTATGTTATGAACAAAAAGTGCGAACGAGTTAGCTCTTATGGATCGCTCATGCACTTCCGCAAAGAAAACATGCCCACTGGAGCACCAAAACGCTGTCTTGATGGATGTCCAGCAGCTCAATCCTGCCCATTTCATGCAGGGAATTATTATCTTGGCGAAGGTAGAGGATGGGCAAGAAAGTTCACTGAAGACACATCAAACGAAGGCATTATTAAAGCTTTATACGAAACTGATTATGGAAAATGTGTCTATCAGCTTGATAACGATGTTGTTGATCACCAGGTTGTAAATATGGAATTTGAAGATGGAGCTACAGCAACGTTCAGTATGTGTGGATTCACACGTGAGCAGACAAGAACTGTTCAGATCATGGGTACCAAAGGGGAGTTGCGTGGAAATATGACAGAAAATCAAATATCCTATTATGACTTCCTTACAAAGCATGAAACAATCATTAAATTTGATCCGCCAACTGGCGGACATGGTGGCGGAGATTTAGGCATCATGCGTGACTTCTTAATCGACATTCAGCAAAGTGATAGAAGTAAAAGTGTTTCCTCTGCAAGTAATTCGTTAAGCAGCCATTTAATGGCATTCGCCGCTGAAGAATCACGTTTAAGCCATGGCACGTCCATCGAACTGGATACTTTCTATAATAATTTATCAAAACAATACAGTGTGACGGAGTAA
- a CDS encoding LacI family DNA-binding transcriptional regulator: MATIKDIATKAKVSPATVSRVLNYDASLSVADETKRRIFEAAEALSYKKHSVKKHIGEKIAIVHWYTESEELNDLYYLSIRLGVEQRCKELQLSPEMYFFDTIDDINPDQIKGLIAIGKFNSKQVKKLKAICPALVFVDQSPNEDIYDSVIINFDRAIRKIIDHFIENNHTSIGFIGGKEHIREKAFKEYLTEKGFYNNESVYVGSFSVDEGYRLMKKAIEELSDRLPTAFAVSSDVMAIGCMRALHEAGISIPERVSIMGINDISVSKHLYPPLSTIRVFTELMGETAVNLLLERIEGREIAKQAVVSTEVIVRKSVKSI, from the coding sequence GTGGCAACCATTAAAGATATCGCGACAAAAGCAAAAGTTTCACCCGCAACCGTCTCACGAGTGTTGAATTATGACGCTTCTCTTTCTGTTGCAGACGAAACAAAAAGACGTATTTTTGAAGCTGCCGAAGCCCTTTCCTATAAAAAACATTCTGTTAAGAAACACATAGGGGAAAAGATAGCAATTGTTCATTGGTATACAGAATCAGAAGAGTTGAACGACCTTTACTATCTATCCATTCGGCTTGGGGTTGAACAGCGATGCAAAGAGCTTCAATTGTCTCCGGAAATGTATTTCTTCGATACGATTGATGATATAAATCCTGATCAAATTAAAGGATTAATTGCTATCGGCAAGTTTAATTCCAAGCAAGTAAAGAAGCTCAAAGCGATATGCCCTGCGCTTGTCTTCGTGGATCAGTCTCCGAATGAAGATATATACGATTCTGTAATTATTAATTTTGATCGAGCCATACGAAAAATTATTGACCATTTTATCGAAAACAACCATACATCTATTGGGTTTATTGGCGGAAAAGAACATATAAGAGAGAAAGCTTTCAAGGAATACTTAACGGAAAAGGGTTTTTACAACAATGAATCAGTATACGTTGGTTCCTTTTCAGTGGATGAGGGTTATCGCCTAATGAAAAAAGCAATTGAGGAACTTAGCGACAGGCTACCCACAGCGTTTGCAGTTAGTAGTGATGTCATGGCAATCGGCTGCATGCGCGCCTTACATGAGGCGGGAATTTCCATTCCAGAGAGAGTAAGTATTATGGGAATAAACGACATTAGTGTTTCTAAGCATCTTTATCCCCCATTGAGTACAATACGTGTATTTACCGAACTAATGGGAGAAACGGCGGTTAATCTCTTGTTAGAAAGAATTGAAGGAAGGGAAATTGCCAAACAGGCCGTTGTCTCCACAGAAGTAATCGTACGAAAAAGCGTCAAATCAATATGA
- a CDS encoding M20/M25/M40 family metallo-hydrolase, giving the protein MLEIITEMAGVQKEAAHLIILLEELTNYASGTTVNVGTVRGGGKLNVVPDSATLGVNVRVKTLKEQKRMDQLIRHLQPRTEGVTLKVKGKMNRPPMVRSKRTGKLFKVAKHIAKDLNFELEEASVGGGSDGNFTANLGVPTLDGLGAVGEGIHAKNEHILASEIPERTTLLCKLIITL; this is encoded by the coding sequence ATGCTGGAAATCATCACAGAGATGGCAGGAGTGCAAAAAGAAGCTGCACATCTAATCATTCTTTTAGAAGAATTAACAAACTATGCTTCGGGAACCACAGTAAATGTAGGAACTGTTAGGGGTGGGGGTAAGTTGAACGTTGTGCCGGATTCTGCTACCCTTGGAGTAAATGTACGGGTAAAGACATTGAAGGAGCAAAAGAGAATGGACCAACTCATCCGCCATCTTCAGCCCAGAACAGAGGGAGTAACTTTGAAAGTAAAGGGAAAAATGAACCGCCCGCCAATGGTTAGGAGCAAAAGGACAGGGAAGCTTTTTAAAGTAGCAAAGCATATTGCTAAAGATCTTAATTTTGAGTTGGAAGAGGCATCGGTTGGAGGGGGAAGTGATGGTAATTTTACTGCGAACTTAGGAGTTCCCACCCTTGACGGCCTTGGTGCTGTCGGAGAAGGAATTCATGCAAAAAATGAACATATTTTGGCAAGTGAAATTCCAGAGCGTACTACCCTTCTTTGTAAGTTAATTATTACATTATAA
- a CDS encoding M20/M25/M40 family metallo-hydrolase yields MEMDQIKKFMEVNQQRILEDIKLLVESDSPSINKELTDICKANIQLLFQRYFGYKATVIKEKKYGDHLRFEFGEGEETLLLLSHFDTVWDKGDLRYKVKGDKVYGPGILDMKAGLVQAIWALKACKDLGLSLNKKIVFLCTSDEELGSPTSKPIIEKEALNSKVVLVTEPPVAETGALKTARKGSSRYIIDIKGKAAHAGNHHRDGRSAKRSCTSNHSFRRINKLCFGNHSKCRNC; encoded by the coding sequence ATGGAGATGGACCAAATAAAAAAATTCATGGAAGTTAATCAACAAAGAATTCTGGAGGATATAAAACTACTCGTAGAAAGTGATTCACCCTCCATAAATAAAGAATTAACAGATATATGCAAAGCAAATATTCAACTATTATTTCAGCGATATTTCGGCTATAAGGCAACAGTAATCAAAGAGAAAAAATACGGAGATCATTTGCGGTTTGAATTTGGTGAGGGAGAGGAAACGCTCCTCCTATTATCCCATTTTGATACCGTTTGGGACAAGGGAGATCTTCGGTATAAAGTAAAAGGGGACAAAGTATACGGACCTGGAATCCTGGATATGAAGGCTGGATTGGTTCAAGCAATTTGGGCTTTGAAAGCTTGTAAGGATTTAGGTCTCTCCCTAAATAAAAAAATAGTATTTCTATGTACAAGTGATGAAGAACTAGGAAGTCCTACATCAAAGCCGATAATTGAGAAAGAAGCCTTAAACAGTAAGGTTGTTTTAGTAACGGAACCACCAGTAGCAGAAACTGGTGCATTAAAAACAGCACGCAAAGGCTCTTCTCGCTATATAATCGATATAAAAGGCAAAGCAGCGCATGCTGGAAATCATCACAGAGATGGCAGGAGTGCAAAAAGAAGCTGCACATCTAATCATTCTTTTAGAAGAATTAACAAACTATGCTTCGGGAACCACAGTAAATGTAGGAACTGTTAG